The window TTCAGCCGAATGGAGAggtaagagagagagtgtgtgataGTTTTTTGGCTTGTCTTGGAAGCTTGGAGGAAAAGTAAGGATTAAGTTTAGCAaaaagtcaattttgaatagttGTCGCGCGCGGGTTTCGTACCATCGTTTTCTCTCAGGTTTGATACATTTATGCACTAATTCTCCAAGGTACTTCCTTTTaatactataattattcactcttatgAGTCTagaattaatttctcaaatctccactcATACGTTTCAACGCgaaatacgcgaactttcgacttgcacgcgataaagcgaaatttaagGGCAATTCACGcaactaaaatataattaactaactcacatctaatccctcaattaacttttcttagtctactattgatcatcaTTTATtttccaagattattgcactctcggatcgaatatcACCTCAAAAAACGTGCATTCGCTATTCCTTACTAAATGAGCCtctgaaaaattaaatttgctaacggaacattttaaaaatataagtgagacattgttccatgcaaatggatttaaaatggttgaaataaattattctgAGAAAACggttgaataaataattaaataagcccgtaaaattgaattaaaagtaagaaaaattctGGTCCTCACATTATACACAAACACTAGTTCTTTAAAATTATACAGTTTTAGGCCTTATATCTATCTCCTTTCATAAATGTTTCAAAGTTAAGCTCTTAAACTTTGTGATTTGCTGAAGACTAACATTGATATAGGCGAACTCTTAGTGCCCTACCATTTAGTACTTTCAAGATTTATTAAGAGTTCAACAACTCAACATTCCGTTATTTCAGTGAGTACATTAAGTACTATTTTCATCTTGCGATGTTCAAATTTAACATAATGCACCAATCACTGGAATTATGTATTTCACTCATTGAATTTAAGGCTACATGTTGTATTTAGTATTGAATTGCGATTCCACCATTAGTGATAAAAACTTGGGGTTGAAATTCCATCCCTCTTGGTATTCACAAGATCATGTGGGTAACTCATTGCCATGCATTAGTTCATTTTTTACTAAGTTCCAAAATAAAGAAGTCAATAATTCTTTGATATAACATGTCTAGTTTTTCATTATAAACTTGACTATATACTGCTGAAAGTATATTGTCCTTATTACAGAGCATTGGTCTAAACATAAACTTTAGTAGAATACTATATTTCATTTCTTAGATCTCCAAAAGATTATTTGCCTCACCAAGTATGAAAATCAAGTCAATACTAAGCAAAAGATTTCCTTCCATATTCAAGATGACACAACTTTAGTTCATTAGTAGTTGACTACATTTATTTAAAGATGCATCCCTTTAATCAAAAGTCACAACTAACATTAGGTGTCTCTTCATAACAACATATGCCCTTTCAAACAAAGACACAAGTCTTCCAATTTTCACCCAACATATCTCATATTATGCAAAATTATATTGTAATCCATATTTGCATTCAGTCATTCTCTAAAAATCTTCCTTGTGAAGACTTCACAAAGAGCATCCTAGACCAAGCATATTAAAGAAAAAGCTTCTTCTATGCAAGCTTGCATTCATGGACTCATTTGACAAGGTTAACCTTTGAACCCAAGAGCCAAATTAGAGAAAAAGCGAATAAGATCTGTTAGTGtgtccctcaaaaaaaaaaagatctgtTAGTGTGGACTTGAAAAGCATTCTAAGCAATTAATGCATCTCTTAGTGATTAAGTAACCGCACATTAGCATGAAAAGGAACcaaacccaatttcaaataGTTTTTACTGTTAACATGGATTTGCCCGCGGATCTTACTGGATGTGTCAGTGGATCCAATGAAATATAATAATGTTACCAAGTttgcaacggatcttctgtcccattCATTGAATCACTATCTATCCCACTTTTATTGTGGTCATAAAaaagggattaaatatctcgTTGGACTGTAGATAAAAAGTTCAAACCAATGTTGTTAAACTCGAACCAAATAACGACTCGGCTAAAATAGTGGGTTAGAGATCAATTGGTCGGATCATTCTAAAAATCCGTTGATGTCAGcataatattataattattttatatttttataagtgtcAAAAATGTTTAAATTAACTTATTAGTTGTATTCAGCCAATCATACAAAATGTTCCAAAAATATTAGATTTGCAGTCAAATATAcacctaataattatatatataaatgtaaatTCATGATTAAACATGTCCATTCTCCAAAATTGCatgaaaaactaaattaaaacaaattaatgcaAGTTGAAATCACTGATGTTATATTGAAAAGATGATAAGGATGAAAGCATCTTGATTTAGAAATCATTCAAAAAAGTGAGTAATTTTGGTATTTATGTTAAATGGGTGGAGTTTTCGTATTTCTGTTAATAAATAAAAGTGTTACAATTTAGATTATTCAAATTATGTttgggaaaaacaaaaaaaaaaaagtttgagaaTCGGGTCAACCAGTTGAACTGGGTCATTGGTTTAGTTGGCTTTTGACTGGTATTTTACCAAAACGATTTTGTGCTACAAACTAGATCGAAAAGAAGGCCAGTTCACAGTTAGATCGGTCGAACCAGTCAATCCGGTCCGAATCTAACAACATTGGTTCAAACCCACTTGCAGCGAAAAAATTCAAAGGAGGTGATGGAGAACTCCTTTGATCTAATCCAGTCTGTATGCTAACCCCTTATACAGCCTCTTTATGCTCCCCTCTTTATAGAATAcgatagattaggttataggaatgttatttatgttactatttctccttcataaatatcatatcttaattctttttgtttccttaaaattcaataactattaatcaagttaaaaataaatacaacaatctcaaaaaagtaatatataatagaaaattaaaaagtaTAGCAGAAAATTCGTAAAAATTCtcatttttgtgtattttgattttttgagtttgttaaattttgtattATTTAGTTAATAGTTGTTGGATTttaatgaaacaaaaaagaaataaaatacgATATTTATAAAGGAGAAATAAcaatacaataaaaaataagacaGTAAATGGTACAAAAGATCCATTGCAAACTAAGTCTCGGAATCGGATTCGCACAATGGATCGTGCTCCAGCCAGACCAGATCCCCAATTGGATCTAGACCTGTGATTGGATATGGGCATGCATTGGGAATCTAACAAGATCCGTGTGCAGGTTATCAAGGGATGAATTTCCCTCGATCTCATAATTTAATTCGCGGATGGTACAGAAGATCTGTTGTGAACTAAGTCTCAGAATCATATTCACGCAATGGATCATGCTCCAGCCAAACCAGATCCCCGATCAGATCTAGACCTGTGATTGGATTTGGGTGTGCAGGTTCTCAAGGGACGAATTTCCCTCGATCTCAGAATTTGATTTGCGAACGTGAATCCGCGTGAATTTGGAATGAATACGGAACGGATCTCACTTGGATAAATTTGaataaaacacattttttttttcaatatgatAGAAATCAAAATAGATGATCTCATTctagaattcaagatgttattTCATAATATGGTCTTCACATCAATTATTCTACCATAATTGATTATTTAACATGGATTTCGtatcaattatatatattaccATAATTGAACATTCAAGACTGATTTTATATCAATTACTCTACcataattgaaaatgaaaacattAGCTGTTATATTTAGTCAATATTAGCTACTAAATAAAATCCCATTTTATTTGGGATTCTTTGCTTTAGAATAGGTCTTTTTGTTTAGAAGACTGTTAGCAgtagtgtgacgccccgaaagaatgagtgcgagaacccgaaaaatttctaagtttctagggtttattttactaatcgcccgccttttcgacattttctttattagaaaattccctagataattttattgagtaaatatagtttttagatgatttttctagtatcagttagtttttgagaaattaagaacatatataggacgtgggacccactagtgcggaaagttcggtaaattcggccagttaggttaagttttggataccgggtttattttaccaggtgttaagagataattagaggttgttatatggatgagagtggagagagacaaaaggataaccatgtattaattatagtgacaagtgtcacttagagattaagtCTTGATTCTTAACCactattcatccttttaccatttgactaaataaacaaaaaaaaaattggattaaaatcacttcatttcccAAGCTttgtggccgactctctctctaagcaaaagaagaaaaacctctccaaattccttgctccaatcttgcccaattcaacaaactaaccgattaaacttgaaaactctccataaaaacctctctcttagtgattgtgaggtgattggtgaagttgtttggaaggctaaggtgtggaattgcttcctttcttgtcttATATGGTGAGTGACTAAGGGACTACTCTtgtctttccaataatgcttaagTAGTGACCTATGGGAGTTAAAGTAatgatctttggtgttatttcatgattttggttgagattgatggcattttctatttaattaggatatttctgttttaatatgattgttatagtgtggctatgtatgatgattggaaatgatctagaatgaagctagaaggtgtatatggtggttaattgcaagaaatttctgctttggaaagaaatttggaaagttagggtttcattatttacattctgcctggcacagtacctcatagttagaggccaaattggccttggattaaaacatgaaagttgtaggaaatgatattttagagatgcctgcaaaatttcaggtcaatcagagcaatgtagcttgtgaaaagactaaatTACCCCTTCTGCCCTATTTCtatccgaacttgataattgcttctgtaattggttaaattggtagggaatacttctgatttggttgttgacatCTTTTTAAGAAATGTATcctggtgtcttagctttcgaatggctttagaatcacttgatttggacttaggtagcctgaattacagttcgttaaccagaatgcggtttgttaacctatttttacggttctggtttggtacattgacattttgacctagtttcactacaaactggactgcgtggccttcttcaacattgtagccctttctgttagcttcaaaatggtataaagttcatccaaatctGAGTCCCGTAactccagttatgaccaaaacaagatcagttgtcagaactgccttcgaatttggacagttctgacaggaatgtttggacccattttcctcCATGCTCTGTATCGATTCAGCTTCTGGtctaaacatgaaagttatagccttatgtcctAGATTTTGAACGCCtttagaatttcttgatttggatttgtgagctgtgagttatggcccagcaaacaaaccctgttcgtcacccaaagacgtaaatttctggtattgttttccataatttcgacctacttccattcagatctagattaaggtgtcttcagGAGAATTGTATCCCTTCATcatagattcgaaacggtgtctcactcaccttgatccgacattcctagcctaacttttgatcaaaacggttggagatggcagatttggccatttccgtttgccgttccgcgcgcgcgtgcacccattttgccgtttcagcacttgcatgtgccgattttgccgttttgcttgttttgagcatgttagtggccgtttgtgataatatgtgatacaatcttctatttcagacagtgatTAGTTAGGCGGAgtcggtggggcccactactagcgaacacacGCGAAGTGCTTTTgctcttgtactacttttgtattttgaataagtattcaggccatttatgtgtataaactgcttatgtgttttgatgtgaaaagggggacttaggcgagagtgtactttatcacactcgacctaaaccctagtttgtacctatgtttctccatgagatgtgtatatatgaattattttgggttttgaaccccttgagcttggagctcggggtgactttcgtGAGCTCGTGAAATATGTTAAAGttgtgggcccgatctcaagacctggatggactattcgagccggtcggGGCTTGGTCGgagccagtccaacctagtctgaggtcaccaagttcgtaggttccagttgtgaaccaagtttgtgacccgagcttgtgactcaagttcaagtttgtgatttcgttcgcccgggcaagtttgtgaggtgactggccagtgagggtgataaggtgtttggtaggtgtacaagtggagttctacggaccttatttatggtcgacggaatgtcgacaggagatcacgcatagcaaatgacttggctttggagccaacctgtatccttcctttgtattgttacttttgtgcttgacttgacattttgtgaaatagttatttctttaaatgtgaaatttacgcttttacccctgtttacttactaagcttctaacTTACccattttcctttgttttccttagcaggggacgacgtgGGGAACTTCTTGGCACCTTCACTAGtttagttaggtttgattgtaatagttggacagttaggatgtttgtttttattttgatggtttgtataagaaccctccttagggtctaccttctgctggttgttattataatgtattagagtagtttgactcgatacttttgaagatgtaaatagaactcttttggcgtcagatatattgtgaatagtacgcttgtgggtttatctagttttattgttttgaaattttgagtcttggcgcgagttaggcaggcgtcccgccgataccctagggttcgcccttgggagaagcgggggcgtcacaagtAGACTCCTTATTTATTGTATTTTCTATTTGCTTTGTACAGCTATTTATAGCCtaaatatttctcattcaatggtacattgaattccttccatactTTCTTTTCTCTAAAATACTCTTTACTGTTAACCTtatcatctggtatcagagcctcGCAAGAGGCTCGGTAGGTAGAAGTAGCAGTCTTCTAAGGGAGTTTCATCAATGAAAATGGCAACAGAGGGAGCCTTTATTCAACTAGCAGTGCCGAGGTTCGATGGTCACTACGATCATTGGGCGATGCTTATGGAAATTTTTCTTCGATTAAAGGAGTACTGGAATGTGGTAGAAAATGGAGTTTCTACAGCAGCAGAAGATGTGACTTTAACTGAGgcacaaaagaaaatttgtgaaGAGCAGAAGTTGAAGGATCTTAAAGCTAAGAACTATCTGCTTCAGGCGTTAGATCGTTCCATTTTGGAGACTATCATTAACAAAGATACGTCAAAGAGTATTTGGGACTCTATGAAGCATAAATATCAAGGAACAACGCGAGTAAAACATGCTCATCTACAGGCATTGCGAAAGGAGTATGAAATTGCTCACATGAAGGAAGGAGAATCTGTGAATGAGTACATTGTTCGTGTTCTTGTCATCACTAACAAGATGAAAGCAAATGGTGAAAAGTTGAAAGATGTTGCTGTTGTGGAAAAGATTCTGAGGTCAATGACACCTAAGTTTCATTATGTCGTCTGTTCAATTGAAGAATCTAAGGATACAAGTATTTTGTCAATTGATGAGCTGCAAAGCAGCCTGCTCATGCATGAACAATGCATGAGTAACATTGTACATGAAGAACATGCACTGAAGGTGACTCATGGAAACCAATATgcaggaggaggaagagggcGTGGGAGCTTTGGAGGCAGAGGCCGTGGAAGAAGCAGACAAAGCTTTGACAAAGCAACTGTGGAGTGTTATGCTTATCACAAGCTTGGTCATTTTCAGTGGGAATGCAAGAAAGGAGAGGCCAATTTTGCAGAGAGTCAAGTGGAGAGTGAagaatgtgacgaccccattttcccctaaggcgaaccagaggggtcaacgggccgcctgctcagctctcgccaggactcagtcaatcactacagtcctcaaacaaattgcaATATATAACTCagatatatacatcaaattctccaagaattacatatcacaaatgcagcgtaATATACacgtacatccattcaagtccaatcattCATTACAAACTCTACTACtaagctattacacaagaggcaatccaaattcaaaccctacAAGGTATAATCCATCCATTCCAATTTCAAACAGTCACCCTAACCCAACAATTACACAACcgaatccaaatctaaactatacaagttACATGCCATCCGGTCATACATATAACGTAATACAAGCGCTTCCCTggcctcgatccctgtggggagaagaaaacatttGGGGTGAGCTATAAGCTTAGCGAGTGAACAGTAAAACAGTAAGCAAATAATCTTCACAATAATGGATTTAGATGTTATTATGAATTAACGATCAAATATGCGTAAAATGCTCTTTAGAGCCAGTGAAGTCCTTGTACTTAGATATCCAACACTCCCTTAAATCAAATAACAGGTGAACAGAAATAAGGAGCCATCATGCTCCAAAGATTTCATAGAcagtagaggagacgttggttctaagcacaagattttctcaaGAACTCATCAGAGCCAAAATGTTatggcacacacacacatacacaatgagatgcagtcgtgtaatcaatgcaagaattagttctaAAGTAACTTTTGGGAAATAGGTAAagttcactcaccaaccacggcacaCGAACCTTTTTCCAGCATACATCCTTGCCTTGATCAAATCTAGATAACAAGTAGCatgtcaaataaaaggcattctAAACCTAACAAGTTCCtgccaccttttggcattttaatcacaagtGAAAATACATTTATCCGATTTACACGAATCTTATGGTGTTACGAAGTTAAGACATATGCCAACATTTTATATGAAGACTTCCCAAGTCAAAACGTACAATTTCTgggtcaaatatcgaaatctaagagaggacagaaaactgtctGCAAAACAGGGTCTATGGCCAGTCAGGGGTAATTCAGTCATTTCTCGGGCTACAGTGGTCCAaacaatctgaaattttgtaggtagatAGCTAACTCTTATAcgcacaactttcatgttttgtgcaaaAGCTGATTCAGTCTAAAGCACAGAGAAAATGGCAGTCCAA is drawn from Coffea arabica cultivar ET-39 chromosome 1c, Coffea Arabica ET-39 HiFi, whole genome shotgun sequence and contains these coding sequences:
- the LOC140004654 gene encoding uncharacterized protein — protein: MATEGAFIQLAVPRFDGHYDHWAMLMEIFLRLKEYWNVVENGVSTAAEDVTLTEAQKKICEEQKLKDLKAKNYLLQALDRSILETIINKDTSKSIWDSMKHKYQGTTRVKHAHLQALRKEYEIAHMKEGESVNEYIVRVLVITNKMKANGEKLKDVAVVEKILRSMTPKFHYVVCSIEESKDTSILSIDELQSSLLMHEQCMSNIVHEEHALKVTHGNQYAGGGRGRGSFGGRGRGRSRQSFDKATVECYAYHKLGHFQWECKKGEANFAESQVESEECDDPIFP